A single window of Streptomyces griseoviridis DNA harbors:
- a CDS encoding DUF6668 family protein gives MGVPPPASGDRQMWVRGPTAGQAPAPAPTAPAADTVAQPTPAVQAAPTVQAAPFAQAPQVAQAPPVAPAPAAPAQGAPTGYAAPVTHQTQAPFAQPAPAVQAPTAVQAAPVAQAAPAAYAAPAGYAPQAAPGPYVPQAAQPAPATTAAPGDWSLPAEPVEWAHQGDQGQHVSWVNAHGGAGASTLAREFGGTDLGRRWPDPARGEPGRVLLVARTHAAGMRAASRALDALRKEDHPPGIDLVALVLVADAPGRLPITLGRRVRVLRSATRVHRLPWVPAWRVGKKVSGPPRAVRALSDLVEGKKR, from the coding sequence ATGGGCGTTCCGCCACCGGCGTCGGGCGATCGCCAGATGTGGGTCCGCGGGCCGACGGCCGGGCAGGCACCCGCGCCGGCACCGACCGCGCCGGCCGCCGACACGGTCGCGCAGCCGACGCCTGCCGTCCAGGCGGCACCGACCGTCCAGGCGGCGCCGTTCGCGCAGGCGCCGCAGGTCGCGCAGGCGCCGCCTGTCGCGCCCGCGCCTGCCGCGCCCGCGCAGGGTGCGCCGACCGGGTACGCCGCGCCGGTCACGCACCAGACCCAGGCACCGTTCGCGCAGCCCGCGCCCGCCGTCCAGGCGCCAACGGCCGTGCAGGCGGCGCCCGTTGCGCAGGCCGCGCCCGCCGCTTACGCGGCGCCCGCCGGGTACGCCCCGCAGGCCGCGCCAGGACCGTACGTCCCGCAGGCCGCGCAGCCCGCGCCCGCGACCACCGCCGCGCCCGGCGACTGGTCCCTGCCCGCCGAGCCGGTGGAGTGGGCGCACCAGGGCGACCAGGGGCAGCACGTCTCCTGGGTCAACGCGCACGGCGGCGCCGGCGCGAGCACGCTGGCGCGCGAGTTCGGCGGCACCGACCTGGGGCGCCGCTGGCCCGACCCGGCCAGGGGCGAACCCGGCCGGGTGCTGCTGGTGGCCCGCACCCACGCCGCCGGCATGCGGGCGGCGTCACGGGCGCTGGACGCGCTGCGCAAGGAGGACCACCCGCCGGGCATCGACCTGGTGGCCCTGGTCCTGGTGGCCGACGCCCCCGGGCGGCTGCCGATCACCCTCGGCCGGCGGGTGCGGGTGCTGCGTTCCGCGACCCGCGTCCACCGGCTGCCGTGGGTGCCCGCCTGGCGTGTCGGCAAGAAGGTGTCGGGCCCGCCGCGCGCGGTCCGCGCCCTCTCCGACCTGGTCGAAGGGAAGAAACGATGA